Proteins found in one Myxosarcina sp. GI1 genomic segment:
- a CDS encoding AAA-like domain-containing protein — protein sequence MNLNCLFEVVDRQLIETQNRPLSSTEILILQGIWKYQTYNQIAMEAGYSPGYFTTVVAPELYQKLSELIGQRITKKNCRAILESYVTTEVASETSSINKDTVEDLPNIDRDSPGYPSGSVPLDSPFYLERFPLEEQVYQEIKKPGALIRIKAPKEMGKTSLLLRTLDYASRLGYRTVSLNLEQVDRAILSDLNQFLRWLCANTARLLQFKPKLNDYWDEDLGSKISSTLYFQDYILESIDAPLVLALDEVHQIFEYPQVARDFLPLLRSWYEEAKRLPVWQKLRLIVVHSTEIYVPLQLNQSPFNVGLPVQLEDFKLDEVRQLARRYGLDWTDGKKARQLMSIIEGHPALVNLALYHLSRNEITLSQILATDPAAIEIYIHHLQRHWVTLEQQPTLAQALDLVLNANQPVSLAPSLIHKLSSMGVIKQLGNQAIAGCELYRRYFVEKKQ from the coding sequence ATGAATCTTAATTGTCTTTTCGAGGTGGTAGACCGCCAGTTAATCGAGACTCAAAATCGCCCTCTTAGTTCTACAGAAATTTTGATTTTGCAGGGAATTTGGAAATATCAAACCTACAATCAAATTGCTATGGAGGCAGGCTATAGTCCTGGTTATTTTACTACAGTTGTCGCTCCTGAATTGTATCAAAAGCTTTCCGAACTTATCGGTCAACGAATAACCAAAAAAAACTGTCGGGCAATACTGGAGTCTTACGTTACTACCGAAGTAGCTTCAGAAACAAGTTCTATAAACAAAGACACAGTAGAAGACTTACCAAATATCGATCGCGATAGTCCTGGCTATCCTAGTGGCTCAGTTCCCCTTGACTCTCCTTTTTACCTGGAACGCTTTCCACTTGAGGAACAGGTTTATCAAGAGATAAAAAAACCAGGAGCTTTGATTAGGATTAAAGCTCCTAAAGAAATGGGCAAAACCTCACTACTGTTAAGAACGCTTGACTATGCCAGCCGTTTGGGATACCGTACCGTCAGCTTGAATTTAGAGCAAGTCGATCGAGCAATTTTAAGCGATTTAAATCAATTTTTGCGCTGGTTATGTGCTAATACTGCTCGCCTGCTTCAGTTTAAACCAAAACTAAATGATTATTGGGATGAGGATCTAGGCAGTAAAATCAGCTCTACTCTTTACTTTCAAGACTATATATTAGAGTCAATAGACGCTCCTCTGGTTTTGGCATTAGATGAGGTTCATCAAATTTTCGAGTATCCTCAAGTAGCAAGAGATTTTCTGCCTTTGTTGCGTTCCTGGTACGAAGAAGCCAAAAGACTGCCTGTCTGGCAAAAGCTGCGTCTGATAGTGGTTCACTCGACTGAAATTTACGTTCCCCTGCAACTCAACCAGTCACCTTTTAATGTAGGATTACCAGTTCAGTTAGAGGACTTTAAGTTAGATGAAGTACGGCAGTTAGCCCGACGCTACGGACTTGACTGGACTGATGGGAAAAAAGCCAGACAATTAATGTCTATCATTGAGGGACATCCAGCCTTAGTAAACCTGGCTCTCTATCATTTGAGTCGCAATGAGATAACTCTGTCGCAAATATTAGCAACCGACCCTGCTGCAATCGAAATTTATATTCATCACTTGCAACGCCACTGGGTGACTTTAGAACAACAGCCTACATTAGCACAGGCTCTCGATTTGGTATTGAATGCCAACCAACCCGTTTCCTTAGCTCCAAGTCTGATTCACAAATTAAGCAGCATGGGTGTAATTAAGCAGTTGGGCAACCAGGCGATCGCAGGTTGTGAATTGTATCGACGGTATTTTGTAGAAAAAAAACAGTAA
- a CDS encoding DUF4278 domain-containing protein, whose protein sequence is MMQLKYRGTNYQTNYGNSLANCHLDIKLDSYQPKRKLTYRGRKYQSGHDYKPNSERQPLVIKEYCLRENCHSDRLILLEQPKQTLTHSKLDLFTYRGIAYIKHY, encoded by the coding sequence ATGATGCAGCTTAAATATCGCGGTACTAACTATCAGACAAATTACGGCAATTCCCTTGCCAACTGTCATTTAGATATTAAGCTCGATAGCTATCAACCTAAACGCAAACTTACCTATCGGGGACGTAAATATCAATCTGGTCACGACTATAAACCGAATAGCGAGAGACAACCTCTAGTTATCAAGGAGTATTGTCTCCGCGAGAATTGCCATAGCGATCGACTGATTCTACTCGAACAACCCAAGCAAACTTTAACTCATTCCAAACTCGATTTGTTTACCTATCGAGGCATTGCTTACATCAAGCATTATTAG
- a CDS encoding N-formylglutamate amidohydrolase has translation MPQLWKLTEGQQPFVAVALHDGHRVRPEVDELLALDWEQRKREEDPFTAAWTDIAETRLVVLRSRFELDLNRPRERAIYLKPEDAWGLEVWQQQPPQDVIKRSLAEYDAFYDTVGKICRKLEQRYGRFVIYDLHTYNHYRQGHDAPAADELYNPEINLGTGSLNREYWQPVVEGFINDMRRFDFLGRQLDVRENIKFTGGHFSQWVHAHFPRSACVLSIEVKKFFMCEWTHQPDLVKMEAVHQALRSTVPGVLGELQLLNKRSA, from the coding sequence ATGCCACAGCTTTGGAAATTGACCGAGGGACAACAGCCATTCGTTGCCGTAGCACTCCACGACGGACATCGAGTACGCCCTGAAGTAGACGAATTATTGGCACTCGATTGGGAACAGCGCAAACGAGAAGAAGATCCTTTTACGGCTGCCTGGACGGATATTGCCGAAACGCGACTGGTTGTTTTGAGATCGCGCTTTGAATTGGATCTCAATCGCCCTCGCGAGCGGGCTATTTATCTCAAACCTGAAGATGCCTGGGGGTTAGAGGTTTGGCAACAGCAACCCCCCCAGGATGTAATCAAACGTTCTCTAGCAGAGTACGATGCTTTTTATGATACTGTAGGAAAAATTTGTCGAAAACTAGAGCAACGCTACGGACGCTTTGTAATTTACGATCTACATACCTACAATCACTATCGTCAAGGACATGACGCTCCTGCCGCAGACGAGCTATACAACCCAGAAATTAATTTAGGGACTGGAAGTCTCAACCGAGAATACTGGCAACCTGTAGTTGAAGGTTTTATTAACGATATGCGCCGCTTTGACTTTCTCGGCAGACAATTAGATGTTCGAGAAAACATTAAGTTTACTGGGGGGCATTTTTCCCAATGGGTTCATGCCCATTTTCCTCGTTCTGCCTGCGTGCTATCTATTGAAGTCAAAAAATTTTTTATGTGCGAATGGACACACCAGCCAGACTTAGTCAAGATGGAAGCCGTACATCAGGCATTGCGATCGACCGTACCAGGAGTGCTAGGAGAGTTGCAGTTATTGAACAAGCGATCGGCATAA
- a CDS encoding YciI family protein → MAKYIMWGSYCENAIEKRSPFREEHLAGLAAQKEKGLLITIGPTKDNTRVFGIYEAEAKALVSQLVESDPYWQNGIWTEYEIKEWIQAF, encoded by the coding sequence ATGGCTAAATACATTATGTGGGGTAGCTATTGCGAAAACGCTATAGAAAAACGTTCTCCATTTCGTGAAGAACATCTTGCAGGACTTGCGGCTCAAAAAGAAAAAGGATTGCTGATTACTATAGGTCCAACTAAAGACAATACCAGGGTATTTGGTATCTATGAAGCGGAGGCAAAAGCGCTCGTCAGCCAGCTAGTCGAATCCGATCCCTACTGGCAAAATGGTATTTGGACAGAATATGAGATAAAGGAATGGATTCAGGCTTTCTAA
- a CDS encoding DUF4112 domain-containing protein — translation MKTTDTIKQIATLKKIRRLARLLDTAIGIPGTKFRIGLDPILGLIPGGGDLITAAFSLYLLFLATRFGLPGEKINKMLWNIGLEALVGTVPLFGDIFDAYFKSNIRNLEILESHLHQVNPELEELAKTEVASTASLK, via the coding sequence ATGAAAACGACTGATACAATCAAACAGATAGCCACACTAAAAAAAATTCGCCGTCTTGCTCGTTTGTTGGATACGGCAATCGGTATTCCTGGTACTAAGTTTCGTATTGGTCTAGATCCAATTTTAGGTTTGATTCCTGGTGGCGGAGACTTGATTACCGCCGCTTTTTCTCTCTATCTTCTCTTTTTAGCAACTCGTTTTGGTTTACCTGGAGAGAAAATCAACAAAATGCTCTGGAATATTGGTTTAGAAGCTTTGGTTGGTACTGTTCCTTTGTTTGGCGATATATTTGATGCCTACTTTAAATCTAATATCCGTAACCTGGAAATTTTAGAAAGTCATCTGCATCAAGTAAATCCAGAATTGGAAGAACTGGCTAAAACTGAAGTTGCTAGTACCGCTTCGCTTAAGTAA
- a CDS encoding ATP-binding protein: protein MNKIVKFYRNLTLQDILTIPFLLQISLVVGLVGYFSFRNGQLAVNGIASKLRNEVTLNVEQHLQNYLEKPQLIVKLNQKAAKLGQLSWKNLSVIETNFWHQIEIFDSVYAIYFGNEAGKFAYVKRSADGNFIAEPVETPPQRQTYLLDANGRRSRKLEQTTYDPRVRPWYIKTIESDRNNWSEIYTFAGGELGITAAGKLYDSQGAFQGILGVDLILTRIGDFLKTIEIGNNGQVFILERNGCLVATSTAEAPFIFDETKQEERRLPGVESKNPFTQATSKFLIQHFGNLQAIDETTQLDFQFDGDRQLVQILPYRDRLGLDWLIVVVVPEDDFLAEINANVRNTILLCLIALIVAATISIYTSRKIARPITHLSQVSTIITKSARLKNTGTGLYPTIKARNIKELEVLAQSFNEMVTQLKTAFKDLEKTNEELEFRVEQRTAALMAAKEAADAANQAKSQFLAHMSHELRTPLHAILGFTQMSLRDSALKPQQRENLLTVKRSGEHLLALINDVLEMSKIEAGKIIVREQPFDLYLLLENLAKMFELQAQAKNLELVFDLAAGVPQYVRSDPTKLRQVLINLLGNAVKFTQTGSIALRVKLIHFKTASIDAVKRSTAKSNPATTERLFDKSANKIAEDCRVIVGSNKQQLSAIAFEVEDTGCGIPPSELDSVFVPFIQKQQLDDSGGTGLGLAIGQQFVRLLGGEITVTSKVRQGSKFQFQIPITIVECKDLTALSTTRQFETSASNSSEKNSHRDRAFKSVPPAIDITTIAKMPSEWILQLHRAAVEVDADSILQLIEQIPARNRALALGLKNMLKNFEYDEIIELTQVGDRPSNIDSD from the coding sequence GTGAACAAAATAGTAAAATTTTATCGCAACCTTACTTTACAAGATATTCTTACCATTCCTTTCTTACTTCAAATATCTTTGGTAGTAGGACTTGTTGGTTATTTTTCCTTTCGTAACGGACAGCTAGCGGTTAATGGCATAGCTTCTAAATTGAGAAACGAAGTAACTCTCAATGTAGAACAGCATCTGCAAAATTACTTGGAAAAACCCCAGTTAATTGTCAAACTCAACCAAAAAGCAGCAAAACTCGGACAATTATCCTGGAAAAATTTGTCGGTCATCGAAACTAATTTTTGGCATCAAATCGAAATTTTTGATTCGGTTTACGCCATATATTTTGGCAACGAAGCAGGAAAATTTGCCTACGTTAAAAGATCTGCTGATGGTAATTTTATCGCCGAACCTGTAGAAACCCCTCCTCAACGACAAACTTATCTCTTAGATGCTAATGGTCGCCGTAGTCGTAAATTAGAGCAAACGACTTACGATCCTCGGGTTCGTCCCTGGTACATAAAAACTATTGAAAGCGATCGCAATAACTGGAGTGAAATTTATACTTTTGCTGGCGGCGAACTAGGTATTACTGCCGCAGGAAAACTATACGACTCACAAGGAGCATTTCAAGGAATTTTAGGAGTCGATCTAATTCTCACTCGTATTGGTGATTTTCTCAAAACTATTGAAATAGGTAACAACGGACAGGTTTTTATTCTAGAGCGTAATGGTTGTTTGGTGGCTACTTCTACTGCCGAAGCACCATTTATTTTTGACGAAACCAAGCAAGAAGAACGGCGACTCCCTGGAGTCGAGAGCAAAAATCCTTTTACTCAAGCCACCTCTAAATTTTTAATCCAGCACTTTGGCAATTTGCAGGCGATTGATGAAACCACCCAACTAGACTTTCAGTTTGATGGCGATCGCCAATTGGTACAAATTTTACCCTATCGCGATCGCTTGGGATTGGATTGGTTAATTGTGGTAGTAGTGCCAGAAGACGACTTTCTGGCAGAAATAAACGCCAATGTGCGTAATACAATTTTGTTATGTCTGATAGCTTTGATAGTCGCAGCAACTATTAGTATCTATACTTCTCGTAAAATTGCTCGTCCCATTACTCACCTAAGTCAGGTAAGCACTATTATTACAAAAAGTGCGCGGTTGAAAAATACTGGAACTGGCTTGTATCCGACAATTAAAGCTAGAAACATCAAAGAATTAGAAGTGCTGGCACAGTCGTTTAACGAGATGGTAACTCAGCTTAAGACGGCTTTTAAAGATTTGGAAAAAACTAACGAAGAACTAGAATTTCGCGTCGAACAGCGAACGGCGGCTTTAATGGCGGCTAAAGAAGCGGCTGATGCGGCTAATCAGGCTAAAAGCCAATTTCTGGCGCACATGAGCCATGAATTGAGAACTCCCCTTCATGCCATTCTCGGTTTTACGCAGATGTCGTTACGAGATTCTGCACTAAAACCCCAACAGCGAGAAAATTTACTAACTGTCAAGCGCAGTGGAGAACATCTACTGGCTTTAATTAATGATGTTTTGGAAATGTCCAAAATAGAAGCAGGAAAAATTATAGTTCGCGAACAACCCTTCGATCTGTATTTATTATTGGAAAATTTAGCCAAAATGTTTGAGTTACAGGCACAGGCAAAAAATTTAGAGCTAGTATTCGATTTAGCTGCTGGTGTTCCCCAGTATGTTCGCAGCGATCCCACCAAACTTCGGCAAGTTTTAATTAATCTTCTCGGTAATGCAGTTAAATTTACTCAAACTGGCAGTATAGCTTTAAGAGTCAAACTAATACACTTTAAAACTGCTTCTATTGATGCAGTAAAGCGTTCTACTGCTAAGAGCAATCCTGCTACAACCGAACGGTTATTTGATAAATCTGCAAATAAAATAGCTGAAGACTGCCGAGTGATAGTTGGTTCTAACAAACAGCAATTGTCAGCGATCGCTTTTGAAGTTGAGGATACTGGCTGTGGAATACCTCCTTCCGAACTAGATTCGGTCTTTGTGCCTTTTATTCAAAAGCAACAGCTAGATGATAGCGGTGGAACGGGTTTGGGTTTGGCGATCGGGCAGCAATTCGTGCGCTTGTTGGGTGGAGAAATCACCGTAACTAGTAAAGTTCGCCAGGGATCTAAGTTTCAATTTCAAATTCCAATTACGATAGTCGAGTGTAAAGATTTAACCGCATTGTCTACTACTCGTCAGTTTGAAACTAGTGCTAGCAACTCCTCAGAAAAAAATAGTCATCGAGATCGAGCTTTTAAATCTGTTCCACCAGCGATCGACATTACTACAATTGCCAAAATGCCCTCTGAATGGATCTTGCAACTTCATCGAGCGGCTGTTGAAGTGGATGCCGACTCTATTCTTCAGCTTATCGAACAGATTCCTGCCCGCAATCGTGCTTTGGCTTTAGGGCTTAAAAATATGTTAAAAAACTTTGAATACGATGAAATTATCGAACTAACTCAGGTAGGCGATCGCCCTTCTAATATTGATAGTGATTAA
- a CDS encoding bifunctional serine/threonine-protein kinase/ABC transporter substrate-binding protein → MDTLFRSGDILNSRYRVLRQLGHGGFGRTYLAEDINRFDEPCVLKQFAPQLQGSFALSKAQELFEREAGVLYRLQHRQIPRFRELFRYKHEHKDYLLLVQDYVEGQTYHELFNQYARERRKLSEAEITWLLSQTLPILEYIHAMGMIHRDISPDNIILRSVDKLPMLIDFGSIKEVENKAQFQLIKAINSNDSLSLMGTVIGKNGYAPPEQIERGIVFAHSDLYALAATVVVLLTGKEPQQLIEPNSYLWYWQEEVNVSPKLESILTTMLAPQPRDRFDNATEVIKRLQKASIVHSTPQRTQTVVPQLSKNKTNKTRSFNFKLWMFVPLIAAILLGSFWGLKNRDLTIASSVTNSQSFVRQNSQLSNRFSQGEKVLITQAITLEKELAVTAFERGNFKKATALFSASLDTLPNDPETLIYLNNARIGNQKAYSIAVSVPISSDVNAAQEILRGVAQAQNSVNQTGGIANIPLEIQIIDDGNDPEIARQLAKILSQDLNILGVIGHYASDVTLATTKIYQSARLVAISPVSTSVKLSELSPYFFRTVPSDYLAARSLAEYMLEKLNRKQVAVYYTSQSNYSESLKSEFITAVALNGGRVTHTFDLSEANFSAANSFKQAMNGGAEVIMLAADSGTLDKALQVVQVNRNRLDMLGGDDIYTPKTLQVAGARGENMVLAIPWHIKAEPNAKFAVVSKKLWGGEVNWRTAMAYDATQAFITAIGDSIAEGIARSPTRIGIQKVLANPDFSALGACDRVRFLPSGDRLKAIELVKIQPQDNSIFKYEFLPIAAKR, encoded by the coding sequence ATGGATACTCTATTTCGTTCGGGTGATATTTTAAACTCTCGCTATCGAGTTTTGCGTCAGTTGGGACACGGGGGATTTGGTCGTACGTATTTGGCAGAAGATATCAATCGCTTTGACGAACCCTGCGTTCTCAAACAGTTTGCACCTCAACTACAAGGTTCTTTTGCACTTTCTAAAGCACAAGAACTATTCGAGCGCGAAGCAGGAGTTCTCTATCGTTTACAGCATCGGCAAATTCCTAGATTTCGTGAATTATTTCGCTACAAACACGAACATAAAGATTACTTGTTGTTGGTGCAAGACTATGTCGAAGGTCAAACCTATCACGAGCTTTTCAATCAATACGCCAGAGAAAGAAGAAAGTTGAGTGAAGCCGAAATAACCTGGTTACTCAGTCAAACTCTGCCTATTTTAGAATATATACATGCAATGGGAATGATTCATCGCGATATTTCCCCTGACAACATAATTTTACGTAGCGTAGATAAACTGCCGATGCTAATTGATTTTGGCAGTATTAAAGAGGTAGAAAACAAAGCACAATTTCAATTGATTAAGGCAATTAACTCTAATGATTCTCTATCTTTGATGGGAACGGTAATCGGCAAAAATGGATATGCTCCACCAGAACAGATAGAACGTGGCATTGTCTTCGCTCACAGCGATTTGTATGCTTTGGCTGCTACAGTAGTAGTGCTATTGACGGGTAAAGAACCACAACAGTTAATCGAACCCAATAGTTATCTCTGGTATTGGCAAGAGGAAGTTAATGTAAGTCCCAAACTTGAATCGATACTGACTACTATGCTGGCTCCCCAGCCTCGCGATCGCTTCGATAATGCTACTGAAGTTATCAAACGTCTTCAAAAAGCGTCAATCGTGCATTCTACGCCGCAAAGAACTCAAACGGTAGTGCCACAGCTTTCAAAAAATAAAACTAACAAAACTCGCTCTTTTAACTTTAAACTTTGGATGTTTGTTCCTTTAATAGCAGCTATTTTGTTGGGCAGCTTTTGGGGATTAAAAAACCGCGATTTAACTATTGCCTCTTCCGTTACCAATTCGCAAAGTTTTGTGCGGCAAAATTCCCAATTATCCAATCGTTTTAGTCAGGGAGAAAAGGTTTTAATTACTCAGGCAATAACACTCGAAAAAGAGTTAGCTGTCACTGCCTTCGAGCGAGGTAACTTCAAAAAAGCCACAGCTTTGTTTTCGGCATCTCTCGACACCTTACCTAACGATCCAGAAACCCTCATTTATTTAAATAACGCTCGAATCGGCAATCAAAAAGCTTACAGTATTGCTGTTTCTGTACCTATTAGTAGCGATGTCAACGCCGCACAAGAAATTCTTCGAGGTGTCGCTCAAGCGCAAAATTCAGTCAATCAAACGGGTGGAATTGCCAATATTCCTCTTGAAATTCAAATTATCGATGATGGTAACGACCCAGAGATAGCTCGACAGTTAGCCAAAATCCTAAGCCAAGATCTAAATATTTTAGGCGTAATCGGTCACTATGCCAGCGACGTAACTCTAGCCACTACCAAAATTTATCAATCGGCTCGACTAGTAGCTATTTCACCTGTTAGCACTTCAGTCAAACTGTCCGAGCTCAGTCCCTATTTCTTTCGGACTGTACCTAGCGACTACCTTGCTGCTAGATCTCTAGCAGAATATATGCTCGAAAAACTAAATCGAAAACAGGTAGCAGTATACTATACTTCTCAAAGTAACTATAGTGAATCTCTTAAATCGGAATTTATAACCGCCGTTGCTCTCAATGGCGGACGAGTAACACACACTTTTGACTTATCCGAAGCCAACTTTAGTGCGGCAAATAGCTTTAAACAAGCTATGAACGGCGGAGCAGAAGTAATTATGTTAGCTGCCGACTCTGGTACTTTAGATAAAGCTCTACAGGTAGTTCAGGTTAATCGCAATCGGCTCGATATGCTTGGTGGCGATGATATTTATACTCCTAAAACTTTGCAGGTTGCAGGAGCGAGGGGTGAAAACATGGTGCTGGCAATTCCCTGGCATATAAAAGCCGAACCAAATGCCAAGTTTGCTGTGGTTTCTAAAAAACTTTGGGGAGGAGAAGTCAACTGGCGCACCGCTATGGCTTATGATGCCACTCAGGCATTTATAACTGCGATTGGCGATAGCATAGCCGAAGGCATCGCTCGCAGTCCCACACGTATTGGTATCCAAAAAGTACTTGCAAATCCTGATTTTTCTGCTTTGGGTGCCTGCGATCGAGTTCGCTTTTTACCTTCGGGCGATCGCCTTAAAGCAATTGAGTTGGTAAAAATTCAACCACAAGACAATAGTATTTTTAAATATGAATTTTTACCCATCGCTGCCAAACGTTAA
- a CDS encoding alanine--glyoxylate aminotransferase family protein — protein sequence MEDKHMLMIPGPTPVPEKVLLSLAKHPIGHRSGDFSKVIAEINQGLKWLHQTKNEVLSLTVSGTGAMEAGMINFLSPGDRVLVGVNGKFGDRWAQIAEAFGMKTERISAEWGQPLDTEEFRTKLEADTNKEIKAVIITHSETSTGVLNDLETINKHVKAHGEALIIVDAVTSLGAYNIPIDDWGLDVVASGSQKGYMIPPGLGFVCVSDKAWAAYENSKYPRFYMDLGKYKKANAKDSSPFTPPVNLMYGLQTALQMMQREGLENIFARHQRLTKASRAAAKAMGLKLFAPDNAASTAVTAIEPAPIDAEKIRVNIRKKYDIALAGGQDHLKGKIFRIGHLGFVSDRDLLTAISCLEATVIELGADNFDPKAGVKAAAAALA from the coding sequence ATGGAAGACAAACACATGCTGATGATTCCTGGTCCTACTCCAGTACCAGAGAAAGTCTTACTCTCTTTAGCCAAACATCCTATCGGACACCGTAGCGGTGATTTTAGCAAAGTTATTGCCGAAATCAACCAGGGTTTAAAATGGCTGCATCAAACTAAAAATGAAGTTTTATCCCTTACCGTATCGGGTACGGGCGCGATGGAAGCAGGAATGATTAATTTCTTGTCTCCTGGCGATCGCGTTTTAGTAGGGGTTAATGGTAAATTTGGCGATCGCTGGGCGCAAATCGCCGAAGCTTTTGGCATGAAAACCGAACGCATTAGCGCAGAATGGGGACAGCCTTTAGATACCGAAGAATTTCGTACTAAATTAGAAGCCGATACTAATAAAGAAATTAAAGCGGTTATTATCACTCACTCTGAAACCTCTACAGGAGTTTTAAACGACCTCGAAACTATCAACAAGCACGTTAAGGCACACGGCGAAGCGTTAATTATTGTCGATGCCGTTACTAGTTTGGGTGCATACAACATTCCCATCGATGATTGGGGTTTAGATGTCGTGGCTTCTGGTTCGCAAAAAGGCTATATGATTCCTCCTGGATTGGGTTTCGTCTGCGTGAGCGATAAAGCCTGGGCGGCTTATGAAAATAGTAAATACCCGCGTTTCTATATGGACTTGGGTAAATATAAAAAAGCCAATGCTAAAGACAGTTCGCCGTTTACCCCACCCGTCAACTTAATGTACGGTTTACAAACCGCCTTACAGATGATGCAGCGTGAAGGTTTAGAAAACATTTTTGCTCGTCATCAGCGTTTGACTAAAGCCAGTCGCGCTGCTGCTAAGGCAATGGGATTAAAGCTATTTGCCCCCGACAACGCTGCTAGTACGGCAGTCACGGCGATCGAACCCGCTCCCATTGATGCCGAAAAAATTAGAGTTAATATCAGGAAAAAATACGATATCGCTCTAGCAGGAGGACAAGACCATCTCAAAGGTAAAATTTTCCGTATCGGACACTTGGGTTTTGTCAGCGATCGCGACTTACTAACGGCTATTTCCTGCCTAGAAGCAACTGTAATCGAATTGGGTGCAGATAACTTCGATCCCAAAGCTGGAGTCAAAGCAGCAGCAGCAGCATTAGCTTAA
- a CDS encoding CHAT domain-containing protein, with the protein MKTKVLILASNLQRTTSLGLNQEIRNLSEIIKSSSVCFEIETRLAVRPQDLQTALLEVKPRIVHFCGHGEGELGLVLENNWGQLYLASTNTLADLFRHFSQQIECVLLNACYTQVQAEAIAKHINFVVGMPQPILDRSAIAFSAGFYSALGAGNPIGKAYDFGRNCIHSEFGDLSSSRKLIAVKDKKDIIVPHHLIPKLFTNQSNI; encoded by the coding sequence ATGAAAACCAAAGTTTTGATTTTAGCTTCCAATTTACAGAGAACAACATCTTTAGGATTAAACCAGGAGATTCGTAACTTAAGCGAAATAATTAAAAGCTCGTCCGTTTGCTTTGAGATCGAAACTAGATTAGCCGTTCGCCCGCAAGATTTACAAACGGCACTACTAGAAGTAAAACCGAGAATCGTTCATTTTTGCGGACATGGAGAAGGAGAGCTAGGTTTAGTCTTAGAAAATAACTGGGGACAACTTTATTTAGCGAGTACAAATACTTTGGCAGATCTGTTTCGTCATTTTAGTCAGCAAATAGAGTGCGTCTTGCTTAATGCTTGTTACACTCAGGTGCAAGCCGAAGCAATTGCCAAACACATTAACTTTGTCGTAGGGATGCCACAGCCAATTTTAGACCGTAGCGCGATCGCTTTTAGTGCTGGGTTTTATAGTGCTTTGGGAGCAGGGAATCCTATTGGTAAAGCCTATGATTTTGGTCGCAACTGCATTCATTCAGAGTTTGGCGATTTATCTTCTTCACGTAAGTTAATAGCAGTCAAAGACAAGAAAGATATTATAGTTCCCCACCATTTAATCCCCAAACTTTTTACAAATCAGTCTAATATTTAG